In one window of Acanthopagrus latus isolate v.2019 chromosome 15, fAcaLat1.1, whole genome shotgun sequence DNA:
- the bag2 gene encoding BAG family molecular chaperone regulator 2 produces the protein MAQAKIQSKMTEPQCAKFSRTLSMADRSGRLLETLDQLEMRVEALREAASAMEQERECILETLQSIQNGQEMRNICAGEKEELELTANRLMGRTLSVEISVGTIRSPMQEEALNKATAIIDELVKKLLDDMECGRQRLLALHAACVTEAPPCPIDQKFQAIVISCALEDQKKIKRRLETLMRNVENAEKNIKIMDHQKLEQPKANGC, from the exons ATGGCTCAAGCGAAAATACAGTCGAAAATGACCGAACCTCAGTGCGCCAAGTTCAGCCGGACGCTGTCCATGGCAGACCGGTCCGGACGACTTCTGGAAACTTTGGATCAGCTGGAAATGAG GGTGGAGGCTCTACGCGAGGCAGCATCGGCCATGGAGCAGGAAAGGGAGTGCATCCTGGAAACGCTCCAGTCCATTCAGAACGGACAAGAAATGCGTAACATCTGCGCTG GTGAGAAAGAAGAGTTAGAGCTTACTGCGAACCGTCTGATGGGCCGCACGCTGTCAGTGGAGATCTCTGTCGGCACCATCAGAAGCCCCATGCAGGAGGAGGCGCTGAACAAGGCCACCGCCATCATCGACGAGCTGGTGAAGAAGCTGCTGGACGACATGGAGTGCGGCCGCCAGCGGCTCCTGGCCCTGCACGCCGCCTGCGTGACCGAGGCCCCGCCGTGCCCCATCGACCAGAAGTTCCAGGCCATCGTGATCAGCTGCGCCCTGGAGGACCAGAAGAAGATCAAGCGGCGGCTGGAGACTCTGATGCGGAACGTGGAGAACGCCGAGAAGAACATCAAGATTATGGATCACCAGAAACTGGAGCAACCCAAAGCCAATGGCTGTTAA
- the rab23 gene encoding ras-related protein Rab-23 has translation MLEEDMEVAIKVVVVGNGAVGKSSMIQRYCKGIFTKDYKKTIGVDFLERQILVNDEEVRLMLWDTAGQEEFDAITKAYYRGAQACVLVFSTTDRESYQAIDSWREKVEAEVGDIPTVLVQNKIDLLEDTVIKNEEAEALAKRLKLRFYRASVKEDLNVNEVFKYLAEKYLQRLKQQTAEETEVVHITSNKIGVFNTTSSNVCNQNSSNGREVITLRPNKQRTKKSKNPFGSCSLL, from the exons ATGTTGGAGGAGGATATGGAAGTGGCCATCAAGGTGGTCGTAGTCGGTAACGGAGCTGTCGGCAAGTCCAGTATGATCCAGCGTTACTGCAAGGGCATCTTCACCAAGGACTACAAAAAGACCATCGGAGTGGACTTCCTGGAGAGGCAAATACT TGTGAATGACGAGGAGGTCCGACTAATGCTCTGGGACACAGCAGGGCAGGAGGAGTTTGACGCTATTACCAAGGCCTACTACCGTg GTGCCCAAGCATGTGTGCTAGTCTTCTCCACCACAGACAGGGAGTCGTATCAGGCTATCGACAGCTGGAGGGAGAAGGTGGAGGCAGAGGTCGGAGACATTCCCACAGTCCTAGTGCAGAACAAGATCGACCTGCTGGAAGACACTGTTATAAAAAA CGAGGAGGCAGAAGCCTTGGCTAAAAGGCTGAAGCTGAGATTTTATCGAGCTTCAGTAAAGGAGGATCTGAATGTGAACGAAG tttttaagtaCTTAGCTGAGAAGTATCTTCAGCGactcaaacagcaaacagcagaggagacggAGGTGGTCCATATAACAAGCAATAAAATAG gtGTTTTTAATACCACGAGTAGTAATGTCTGCAACCAGAACTCCAGCAACGGCAGAGAAGTCATCACTCTGCgaccaaacaaacagaggacCAAGAAGAGTAAAAATCCTTTTGGAAGCTGCAGCCTACTTTAG